One window of Akkermansia biwaensis genomic DNA carries:
- a CDS encoding type II secretion system protein, with the protein MKARSFTSRSKGFTLIEVLVVIAILALLAGISYTVYSHATETAARTRCTDNLHRLSDWGKEFAAQNGGKLPSSGMKDSLLSAKACRNWWDALAPIVNAGQPDLIPLTDKDPHMLPDTFRCKNDKHLAYFNSNDSNQPAGPDTVSYTSWLDNRKGRPMNVARGQALRNKPWLSDGNPIDGRSVITSQDFDEIVVPALERHQGAIMVLYADGKIAPVEDPTFEKVTKDS; encoded by the coding sequence ATGAAAGCCCGCTCATTTACCTCACGCAGCAAAGGTTTCACGCTCATTGAAGTTCTCGTGGTCATCGCCATTCTCGCCCTGTTGGCGGGCATTTCCTACACGGTATATTCCCACGCCACGGAAACGGCGGCACGGACGCGCTGTACGGACAATCTTCACCGGTTGAGCGACTGGGGCAAGGAATTCGCGGCCCAGAACGGGGGCAAGCTTCCCTCCAGCGGCATGAAGGACAGCCTCCTGAGCGCCAAGGCCTGCCGCAACTGGTGGGACGCCCTGGCCCCCATCGTCAACGCCGGCCAGCCGGACCTGATCCCCCTCACGGACAAGGACCCCCACATGCTCCCGGACACCTTCCGCTGCAAGAATGACAAGCACCTTGCCTACTTTAACTCCAACGACTCCAACCAGCCCGCCGGGCCGGACACCGTCTCCTACACCAGTTGGCTGGACAACCGGAAGGGCCGCCCCATGAACGTGGCCCGCGGGCAGGCCCTGAGGAACAAGCCGTGGCTCAGCGACGGCAACCCCATTGACGGCCGCAGCGTCATCACCTCGCAGGACTTTGATGAAATCGTGGTTCCCGCTCTGGAACGCCACCAAGGAGCTATCATGGTACTTTACGCAGACGGAAAAATAGCGCCCGTTGAGGACCCCACGTTTGAAAAAGTCACCAAGGACTCGTAA